CATTCTTAAAGGCTACTGTAAggtatgcatgcatacacatatatttatatatacacacacatataattcaACTATTTATAAAGGCTACTATAAAATCTTGTGATATCTGTAACTGAGATTTTCAAGCTGACTTCATTTCAATACAGAGCTTTCACTAATTGCATATTCATAACCAATAATTGGTATTCAGAAGATAGAGAGCATGAGCTAAAAACATCATAAAATCATAAGAAGACATTTTCATTATATTAGAGCAAAACAGGGATGACTGTCATTCACAgagcattaaataaaatgtcttgATTTCAACCAAATCAAAGCAATTTGCCCATATGTCTTCTTTGGCCCCTATAATTCAACGAAGAGCTTTATTTTACCTAATGCTTTTCATGGAGAAGGttatttttccattctatttCCTATTCATCAGATACACATGCTCTCACGTCTTTGGCATGTCATCAGAACCAAAACACAATCCTAGCCTTTataccaaatatcatttgcatatAAACCAGTTGGGACACACAGTCTCCAAGTTAGTCATCGTATAAAGTATGTTCTGTATCTAAATTTCACCTAGGCAtgcaaagagaaataattaaatattataccTCCCCATTTCACCTAACATATTATTACgtgaaaagacagaaagaaagtgaCAAATACATTACTGTTTGTAGAAACATAACAGGCTTTCATAAATATCCAGAACTTTCCAATTTAACATTGCCTTGGGAAAAAGTAAGTACTTTATGCAAACATTCCTTATGGGAAATTATTCATGCTGTGGAATAGAAGAGTTAaggagttttatttaaaaaaacaataataaacttggccaggcacagtggctcacgcctgtaatcccagcactttgggaggcagaggtgggcagatcatccgaggtcaggagtttgagaccagcctggccaacatggtgaaactccgtctctactaacattacaaaaattaggagggcgtggtggctcacacctgtaatcccagatactcaggaggctgagacaggagaatcgcttgaacctgggaggcagaggttgcagtgagccgagatcatgccactgcactgcaacttgggtgacagagcaagactccatctaaataaataaataaataaataaataaataaataaatttgaactcTAAATGCCTACATCTAGACAATCAGGCAGTAAAAAATAATTGatgtaagaaacagaaaaacaaataaaagcagaTTTAGAGTAAAACTTTTTTCTTCCGTAAGACTTTTTTCATGGCATCTTTAACATCCTTATTTCTTAAAGAGTAGATTAAAGGATTTAACATAGGTGTGAACAAAACGTAACATACTGAAGCCAGTTTGCGAAGTTCAGGGTTATTTGGAGGTGTGAGATACACAAAAGAGACAGTCCCATAGAGCAAACTTACAACCCCCAGGTGGGAGCTGCAAGTGGAGAaggctttcttccttccttcactgGAGCGGATCTTTACAACTGTGGACACAATGTACATATAAGATATGACAATGACAACTATTGTGGGCAAAATAATGAAGACAGCCAAACTAAATGACACCATCTTATTCATGAAGATATTAGAATAGGATATCTTTTCAATCGGGTTTGAATCACAGTAGAAGTGATCAATGACTCGGGAGGCACAGAAAAACATGGATAATGTGACACTGATTTGAAGGATGGAACTGACCCAGCCACAGAGGTAGGAACCAGCCACCAATTGGATACAGACACTTCTTGACAGGCGAACAGAGTAGAGGAGTGGATTGCAGATGGCAACGAAGCGGTCATAAGCCATGGCTGCCAGAACAAAGGCCTCTGTTACCATGAAAAGTGCATAAAGGAACAGCTGTGCCACACAACCTGCAAAGGATATGGTCTTTTTATGAGATAGGATGTTGACCATGGCTTTGGGTACAATAACAGTAGAGTAGGAGAGATCGATGACGGAGAGATTGCCTAGGACGAAATACATTGGTGCATTCAGCCGGGGATCAGTCACAATGATGCCAATCATACTAAGGTTTCCGAGAAGAACCATCCCATAAATAATCAGGAATAGTAGGAAAAGGAGACTCTGGAGCTCTGGACGAACTCTGATGCCTACAAGAATGAAGTCAGTCACTTCTGAATGGTTGTTTCCTCCCTTGTCACCCATGGCAAATTTCTGCTTCAAGATATAAGAGGAAGTCAGCAAATAAATGTTCTACACTTCCTCTACTATAACAAAAACACTTACCATTAAAGAAAACTTCATAGTTAGCATATGCCTTCATTATCCCATTAAGTTTACACACATAAGCAAATGAAAGATGAGAGATATTTTGACTTGCCTAAGGTAACACAACTGGCTTACAATGGAGTTTGGACCCAAGGTACAGTATTTTGTATCCACACTAGTAATAATTTCAACACAATGTAGTTTGATACTTTTTTATATCTCTCTATCTTGTTACATAAGATGGTTTGTGATTACATGTCATTTGTGATTGAGGTGACGATTTCAAAATATTATCAGCAAATTCCTAATACTAAGAAAAAGACTCTTCCTTAAGTTTGAATCTATTATGtaatattcatttttcctttaaaaacacatTGCTTCAAAAtgctaataaataaatgagggaaaAGAAAGCTAAAAGTACATTTCAAGGTAACATGAACTTTACACCAAAAGAGCTCTTACAACCTCAAGGAAATTATCAGTTAACTGTTTTactttgagatctttttttttttattgaaaaaaataaacaggatacatgtgcagaatgtgcaggtttattacataggtatacagggatcttttaaaatgcaatcaGTCTTCAACTTCTGGaactagtttaattttatttaaggacaaaagtaaaatgtaaactatgtctttatattttttattctatgaaGTTCATTGATTCTGCTTTTTTCTACATAAATCTGTCAAGAAAGTCATGCCATCAAACTTTTccaaatttgagaaaaaatagatgtaaattaagaaaattatatttgctATACGATCTATACAGTCAATAAAAATTATGGACTATGTAAAAGAATAGATTGTATAGCAAATTTTTTGAACTCTTAAGCTGATGGTAAGAGCTTAGTAGTTTAAGAATAAATAGTATTAATTTCTTAAACACACCCAAATTAACCTATTTGAATTTGGGTGACCTATTAAGCAACCAAAACAACTTTGGTTAATTTGAcatatttctggtttttatttttatgtaaaacaacAGACTCATTGTCTATTAAGTTGTCTAGCAATTAAAGATGATCCTACCAcatcttttcttctttggtaGCATTTAAGCAAAGTATCATTCATCCTTCCAAGGAGTGGTATGGATAATAAAAGTGAGCAAATGATCCAGAAAAATATCTTTGCCAAAACTGAAATAAGTGCTATGCTAGCAATCATAATTACAGAGCATGCAGAATTCCTCTGACTCTTTATCCTCCCTCAAGTGTTAAGAGGTTTAAGAggtttacttttttcattttcctatatTCTACAAAAGGCTCTCAGATCCCAAAGCCTTCATGACCTTCCTTACATCTTTCATTTGTTACCTCTCTCAATAACTTCATCcaaaaaagactaaaattaattaaaatacattcaaatcaacagaaaaaaatgattgaaCATAATAACATTAGTATTCTCAGTCTCCACTGTCCTCACACCAACTGTTCCACCATACATTTGAAACCTATTCAAATAAATGTATAGTCATTTAGTTTTATTGGGTGAAATAAATTAGACTTACAGCTTAAAATGCATGAGGATGACTAAATTTTATTCCTGGAATAGAATAAAGCTTTTTAGGCATGAAGCTGAATAGAACAGTTTCACACATCAGCCATCATTTGTTGGTTTGGAATAGGAAAAGGAGGTCAGTTATAGAGAATAGAAATGACTTTTAAGACATGCTAAAATCATTTCAGACATGTCTCTCCCTTCTGTAATAATAAGTCACAAGCTTGTGACAATTAGTTTGATTGTggtgatcatttcacaatgtatagaCATTAAAACATCAAGTCTTACACcttaagtatatataatttttatatcaatgATATGTCAActcttttaaaaactcataagCTTAACAGGCCTTGTTGtttaaccatatatatatatatatatatatatatatatatatatatatatattataaaaaggaagaagtagaggaggaggaagacggAGAAGGGCagttgaaagagaaggaaaaactctTAAATTCTTATACCAAATCGAATGCTACTTTTTGACCCTTTTTGAAAGTGACATTCGTTTTTCAAGAATTAATACATTTCCAACTTTCTGATTATCAACTAACGTGTTGAGTCAATATGTTTAAGGATCTATGCTGTGTCAAGTATTGTGTTTGGCactaaaaatgaagacaaaaaaggTAATTCCAACTTAAAACATGGTATGATACCTGATATGAGACGTTTATGACGATATAATAACTACCTTTAATTCATTACTAAATGAccaatagtaaataaataagctCACTGCTAACTTTTGAAGAacacatgtttttaaatgttaaagatgATAAAACCTTTAGGTAAGACATTCTTGGAGCATAGGAACTTTAGTATAGACAGCCTTTTGAGAGCAAGCTGACTTTAGAATAATTACAGGATTATAATTATAGAATTTCCATGCAAATTTATAGAATATTGACCATCAAAATATTTATCTCCattaataaagaattttaaataaagagcCAATTTTGGTATGAAATAATTGGAATAGCAATAATGGAGAATTTTTATGATTGTGAGGTTTTCTAAGAAgtgaaacaagaaaaattataGAATACATATCACTAGGGCTAGATTTTAAACATCAATTATCATGTTCCCAGTCTGATTTAGTCATGATCTTTCTTCAAGCAATAAAATAGGAATATTGAAGTTTATTCTCatgttgataatttttaatttatggcTTAGCACATTTtgaaactcaagaaaaaaatgtatttaagcaTATTGAAAATGTTCTGGCTGTCTTAttatatgattaaaataaatatgatttgttgttttataattattcttacctgaatttgtttcttttgtcttgtaAACTTTTTCACATGAAACTATAAAGTTCCAAATTCTTTTTACTTCCTtctataaaaaaagatatattgaaaaataaaaactatcaatgacaacatcaaaattaaacatCTCAAATAATGTTTAATCCCCAGCAAAATAACAATCCTCATAGGCATGGCATGACCATGTTCTTTGCGGTTTTGCCTGGCTCCATAATTTCCCATTACCTGTTATTAaagtttgttctttctttaatataattttgtttgaaAACCTGTTATAGTTGTCTTCCTGCACACAGTATGAAGATGACGGACTAGGAATCTCTGTCGT
The Rhinopithecus roxellana isolate Shanxi Qingling chromosome 10, ASM756505v1, whole genome shotgun sequence DNA segment above includes these coding regions:
- the LOC104657702 gene encoding olfactory receptor 9K2-like, translating into MGDKGGNNHSEVTDFILVGIRVRPELQSLLFLLFLIIYGMVLLGNLSMIGIIVTDPRLNAPMYFVLGNLSVIDLSYSTVIVPKAMVNILSHKKTISFAGCVAQLFLYALFMVTEAFVLAAMAYDRFVAICNPLLYSVRLSRSVCIQLVAGSYLCGWVSSILQISVTLSMFFCASRVIDHFYCDSNPIEKISYSNIFMNKMVSFSLAVFIILPTIVVIVISYMYIVSTVVKIRSSEGRKKAFSTCSSHLGVVSLLYGTVSFVYLTPPNNPELRKLASVCYVLFTPMLNPLIYSLRNKDVKDAMKKVLRKKKVLL